A genomic segment from Saimiri boliviensis isolate mSaiBol1 chromosome 14, mSaiBol1.pri, whole genome shotgun sequence encodes:
- the DNAAF3 gene encoding dynein axonemal assembly factor 3 isoform X3: protein MTTPAGSGMGFGSVSWWGLSPALDLQAESPPVDPDSQADTVHSVPELDVLLLGSVDGRHLLRTLSRAKLWPRRRFNVSWDEDETPDSESLREEGIGIRKLQFFVLENNLEAVARHMLIFSLALEEPEKMGLQERSETFLEVWGNALLRPPVAAFVRAQADLLAHLVPEPDRLEEQLPWLSLRALKFRERDALEAVFRFWAGSEKGPEAFPMSRLWDSRLRHYLGSRYDARRGVSDWDLRMKLHDRGAQVIHTQEFRRWRDTGVAFELRDSSAYHVPNRTLASGRLLSYRGERVAARGYWGDIATGPFVAFGIEADDESLLRTSNGQPVKTAGEITQHNVTEMLHEVATWGHNPEEQQHAEGGLEPGTAAAPTSESFTIHFLPLDSAQTLHHKSCYNGRFQLLYVACGMVHLLSPELGACVAPGGNLIVELARYLVDVRQEQLQGFHTRVGELAQAAGFSPQAGARPSETFARFCKSPELAVGSTDPAVEPRTLPLEVLAQPLEARSPAPKDLTEPLQGGTPRSEPCQPPSASPGTLWLPEV, encoded by the exons ATGACCACACCTGCCGGCTCCGGCATGGGCTTCGGCTCGGTGTCGTGGTGGGGCCTGTCCCCGGCGCTGGACCTGCAGGCTGAAA GTCCTCCTGTGGACCCAGACTCCCAGGCCGATACAGTGCACAGCGTCCCTGAGCTAGATGTGCTGCTGCTGGGCTCTGTGGATGGGCGCCACCTGCTGCGAACCCTGTCCCGAGCGAAGCTCTGGCCTCGCAGGAGGTTCAACGTGAGCTGGGATGAAGATGAGACCCCAGATTCCGAGTCATTGAGGGAGGAGGGGATTGGAATTCGAAAACTTCAG TTCTTTGTGTTGGAGAATAATCTGGAAGCTGTGGCCCGACACATGCTGATCTTCAGCCTAGCCCTGGAGGAACCTGAGAAGATGGGCCTGCAAG AGCGGAGCGAGACCTTCCTGGAGGTGTGGGGGAACGCGCTGCTGCGCCCACCGGTGGCCGCCTTTGTGCGCGCCCAGGCAGACCTGCTGGCCCACCTGGTCCCCGAGCCCGACCGCCTGGAGGAGCAGctgccctggctcagcctccGCGCCCTCAAG TTCCGTGAGCGGGATGCCCTGGAGGCCGTGTTCCGCTTCTGGGCTGGCAGCGAGAAGGGGCCCGAGGCCTTCCCCATGAGCCGCCTCTGGGACTCACGGCTACGCCACTACCTGGGCTCCCGCTACGACGCCCGGCGCGGTGTCAGCGACTGGGACCTACGCATGAAGCTGCACGATCGCGGG GCCCAGGTCATTCACACCCAGGAGTTCCGACGCTGGCGGGACACAGGCGTCGCCTTTGAACTCAGGGACTCCAGCGCCTATCACGTGCCCAACCGGACTCTGGCGTCTGGTCGCCTCCTGAGCTAC CGCGGGGAGCGCGTGGCAGCGCGCGGGTACTGGGGGGACATCGCCACGGGGCCTTTTGTGGCCTTTGGCATCGAAGCGGATGACGAGAGCCTCCTGCGGACCAGCAACGGACAGCCGGTCAAG ACGGCGGGTGAGATCACTCAACACAACGTGACAGAAATGCTCCACGAGGTGGCCACCTGGGGTCACAACCCAGAAGAGCAGCAGCATGCCGAGGGAGGCCTGGAGCCAGGGACTGCAG CAGCCCCCACCTCGGAATCTTTCACCATCCACTTCCTGCCCCTCGATTCTGCTCAGACTCTCCACCACAAGAGCTGCTACAACGGCCGGTTCCAGCTTCTGTATGTGGCCTGTGG GATGGTCCATCTTCTCAGCCCTGAGCTTGGGGCCTGTGTGGCACCGGGAGGGAACCTGATTGTGGAATTAGCCCG GTACCTGGTGGACGTGCGGCAGGAGCAGCTGCAGGGCTTCCACACCCGGGTCGGAGAGCTGGCCCAGGCAGCTGGATTCTCTCCACAGGCCGGGGCCAGGCCCTCAGAGACCTTCGCACGTTTTTGCAAGTCCCCGGAATTGGCTGTGGGCAGCACTGACCCAGCTGTGGAACCCAGAACTCTGCCCCTTGAAGTCCTGGCCCAGCCTCTTGAAGCCCGCAGCCCTGCCCCCAAGGACCTGACCGAGCCTCTGCAGGGCGGGACCCCACGCTCTGAGCCCTGCCAGCCCCCCTCTGCATCTCCAG GTACCCTGTGGCTGCCTGAGGTCTAG
- the DNAAF3 gene encoding dynein axonemal assembly factor 3 isoform X1: MTTPAGSGMGFGSVSWWGLSPALDLQAESPPVDPDSQADTVHSVPELDVLLLGSVDGRHLLRTLSRAKLWPRRRFNVSWDEDETPDSESLREEGIGIRKLQFFVLENNLEAVARHMLIFSLALEEPEKMGLQERSETFLEVWGNALLRPPVAAFVRAQADLLAHLVPEPDRLEEQLPWLSLRALKFRERDALEAVFRFWAGSEKGPEAFPMSRLWDSRLRHYLGSRYDARRGVSDWDLRMKLHDRGAQVIHTQEFRRWRDTGVAFELRDSSAYHVPNRTLASGRLLSYRGERVAARGYWGDIATGPFVAFGIEADDESLLRTSNGQPVKTAGEITQHNVTEMLHEVATWGHNPEEQQHAEGGLEPGTAAAPTSESFTIHFLPLDSAQTLHHKSCYNGRFQLLYVACGMVHLLSPELGACVAPGGNLIVELARYLVDVRQEQLQGFHTRVGELAQAAGFSPQAGARPSETFARFCKSPELAVGSTDPAVEPRTLPLEVLAQPLEARSPAPKDLTEPLQGGTPRSEPCQPPSASPGSLSRVLALPQGALLLPNSESDSKTGV, encoded by the exons ATGACCACACCTGCCGGCTCCGGCATGGGCTTCGGCTCGGTGTCGTGGTGGGGCCTGTCCCCGGCGCTGGACCTGCAGGCTGAAA GTCCTCCTGTGGACCCAGACTCCCAGGCCGATACAGTGCACAGCGTCCCTGAGCTAGATGTGCTGCTGCTGGGCTCTGTGGATGGGCGCCACCTGCTGCGAACCCTGTCCCGAGCGAAGCTCTGGCCTCGCAGGAGGTTCAACGTGAGCTGGGATGAAGATGAGACCCCAGATTCCGAGTCATTGAGGGAGGAGGGGATTGGAATTCGAAAACTTCAG TTCTTTGTGTTGGAGAATAATCTGGAAGCTGTGGCCCGACACATGCTGATCTTCAGCCTAGCCCTGGAGGAACCTGAGAAGATGGGCCTGCAAG AGCGGAGCGAGACCTTCCTGGAGGTGTGGGGGAACGCGCTGCTGCGCCCACCGGTGGCCGCCTTTGTGCGCGCCCAGGCAGACCTGCTGGCCCACCTGGTCCCCGAGCCCGACCGCCTGGAGGAGCAGctgccctggctcagcctccGCGCCCTCAAG TTCCGTGAGCGGGATGCCCTGGAGGCCGTGTTCCGCTTCTGGGCTGGCAGCGAGAAGGGGCCCGAGGCCTTCCCCATGAGCCGCCTCTGGGACTCACGGCTACGCCACTACCTGGGCTCCCGCTACGACGCCCGGCGCGGTGTCAGCGACTGGGACCTACGCATGAAGCTGCACGATCGCGGG GCCCAGGTCATTCACACCCAGGAGTTCCGACGCTGGCGGGACACAGGCGTCGCCTTTGAACTCAGGGACTCCAGCGCCTATCACGTGCCCAACCGGACTCTGGCGTCTGGTCGCCTCCTGAGCTAC CGCGGGGAGCGCGTGGCAGCGCGCGGGTACTGGGGGGACATCGCCACGGGGCCTTTTGTGGCCTTTGGCATCGAAGCGGATGACGAGAGCCTCCTGCGGACCAGCAACGGACAGCCGGTCAAG ACGGCGGGTGAGATCACTCAACACAACGTGACAGAAATGCTCCACGAGGTGGCCACCTGGGGTCACAACCCAGAAGAGCAGCAGCATGCCGAGGGAGGCCTGGAGCCAGGGACTGCAG CAGCCCCCACCTCGGAATCTTTCACCATCCACTTCCTGCCCCTCGATTCTGCTCAGACTCTCCACCACAAGAGCTGCTACAACGGCCGGTTCCAGCTTCTGTATGTGGCCTGTGG GATGGTCCATCTTCTCAGCCCTGAGCTTGGGGCCTGTGTGGCACCGGGAGGGAACCTGATTGTGGAATTAGCCCG GTACCTGGTGGACGTGCGGCAGGAGCAGCTGCAGGGCTTCCACACCCGGGTCGGAGAGCTGGCCCAGGCAGCTGGATTCTCTCCACAGGCCGGGGCCAGGCCCTCAGAGACCTTCGCACGTTTTTGCAAGTCCCCGGAATTGGCTGTGGGCAGCACTGACCCAGCTGTGGAACCCAGAACTCTGCCCCTTGAAGTCCTGGCCCAGCCTCTTGAAGCCCGCAGCCCTGCCCCCAAGGACCTGACCGAGCCTCTGCAGGGCGGGACCCCACGCTCTGAGCCCTGCCAGCCCCCCTCTGCATCTCCAGGTTCACTCTCCAGGGTTCTGGCTCTGCCCCAGGGGGCTTTGCTCCTGCCCAACAGTGAGTCAGACTCCAAAACCGGAGTCTGA
- the DNAAF3 gene encoding dynein axonemal assembly factor 3 isoform X2 produces the protein MTTPAGSGMGFGSVSWWGLSPALDLQAESPPVDPDSQADTVHSVPELDVLLLGSVDGRHLLRTLSRAKLWPRRRFNVSWDEDETPDSESLREEGIGIRKLQFFVLENNLEAVARHMLIFSLALEEPEKMGLQERSETFLEVWGNALLRPPVAAFVRAQADLLAHLVPEPDRLEEQLPWLSLRALKFRERDALEAVFRFWAGSEKGPEAFPMSRLWDSRLRHYLGSRYDARRGVSDWDLRMKLHDRGAQVIHTQEFRRWRDTGVAFELRDSSAYHVPNRTLASGRLLSYRGERVAARGYWGDIATGPFVAFGIEADDESLLRTSNGQPVKTAGEITQHNVTEMLHEVATWGHNPEEQQHAEGGLEPGTAAPTSESFTIHFLPLDSAQTLHHKSCYNGRFQLLYVACGMVHLLSPELGACVAPGGNLIVELARYLVDVRQEQLQGFHTRVGELAQAAGFSPQAGARPSETFARFCKSPELAVGSTDPAVEPRTLPLEVLAQPLEARSPAPKDLTEPLQGGTPRSEPCQPPSASPGSLSRVLALPQGALLLPNSESDSKTGV, from the exons ATGACCACACCTGCCGGCTCCGGCATGGGCTTCGGCTCGGTGTCGTGGTGGGGCCTGTCCCCGGCGCTGGACCTGCAGGCTGAAA GTCCTCCTGTGGACCCAGACTCCCAGGCCGATACAGTGCACAGCGTCCCTGAGCTAGATGTGCTGCTGCTGGGCTCTGTGGATGGGCGCCACCTGCTGCGAACCCTGTCCCGAGCGAAGCTCTGGCCTCGCAGGAGGTTCAACGTGAGCTGGGATGAAGATGAGACCCCAGATTCCGAGTCATTGAGGGAGGAGGGGATTGGAATTCGAAAACTTCAG TTCTTTGTGTTGGAGAATAATCTGGAAGCTGTGGCCCGACACATGCTGATCTTCAGCCTAGCCCTGGAGGAACCTGAGAAGATGGGCCTGCAAG AGCGGAGCGAGACCTTCCTGGAGGTGTGGGGGAACGCGCTGCTGCGCCCACCGGTGGCCGCCTTTGTGCGCGCCCAGGCAGACCTGCTGGCCCACCTGGTCCCCGAGCCCGACCGCCTGGAGGAGCAGctgccctggctcagcctccGCGCCCTCAAG TTCCGTGAGCGGGATGCCCTGGAGGCCGTGTTCCGCTTCTGGGCTGGCAGCGAGAAGGGGCCCGAGGCCTTCCCCATGAGCCGCCTCTGGGACTCACGGCTACGCCACTACCTGGGCTCCCGCTACGACGCCCGGCGCGGTGTCAGCGACTGGGACCTACGCATGAAGCTGCACGATCGCGGG GCCCAGGTCATTCACACCCAGGAGTTCCGACGCTGGCGGGACACAGGCGTCGCCTTTGAACTCAGGGACTCCAGCGCCTATCACGTGCCCAACCGGACTCTGGCGTCTGGTCGCCTCCTGAGCTAC CGCGGGGAGCGCGTGGCAGCGCGCGGGTACTGGGGGGACATCGCCACGGGGCCTTTTGTGGCCTTTGGCATCGAAGCGGATGACGAGAGCCTCCTGCGGACCAGCAACGGACAGCCGGTCAAG ACGGCGGGTGAGATCACTCAACACAACGTGACAGAAATGCTCCACGAGGTGGCCACCTGGGGTCACAACCCAGAAGAGCAGCAGCATGCCGAGGGAGGCCTGGAGCCAGGGACTGCAG CCCCCACCTCGGAATCTTTCACCATCCACTTCCTGCCCCTCGATTCTGCTCAGACTCTCCACCACAAGAGCTGCTACAACGGCCGGTTCCAGCTTCTGTATGTGGCCTGTGG GATGGTCCATCTTCTCAGCCCTGAGCTTGGGGCCTGTGTGGCACCGGGAGGGAACCTGATTGTGGAATTAGCCCG GTACCTGGTGGACGTGCGGCAGGAGCAGCTGCAGGGCTTCCACACCCGGGTCGGAGAGCTGGCCCAGGCAGCTGGATTCTCTCCACAGGCCGGGGCCAGGCCCTCAGAGACCTTCGCACGTTTTTGCAAGTCCCCGGAATTGGCTGTGGGCAGCACTGACCCAGCTGTGGAACCCAGAACTCTGCCCCTTGAAGTCCTGGCCCAGCCTCTTGAAGCCCGCAGCCCTGCCCCCAAGGACCTGACCGAGCCTCTGCAGGGCGGGACCCCACGCTCTGAGCCCTGCCAGCCCCCCTCTGCATCTCCAGGTTCACTCTCCAGGGTTCTGGCTCTGCCCCAGGGGGCTTTGCTCCTGCCCAACAGTGAGTCAGACTCCAAAACCGGAGTCTGA
- the DNAAF3 gene encoding dynein axonemal assembly factor 3 isoform X4: MTTPAGSGMGFGSVSWWGLSPALDLQAESPPVDPDSQADTVHSVPELDVLLLGSVDGRHLLRTLSRAKLWPRRRFNFFVLENNLEAVARHMLIFSLALEEPEKMGLQERSETFLEVWGNALLRPPVAAFVRAQADLLAHLVPEPDRLEEQLPWLSLRALKFRERDALEAVFRFWAGSEKGPEAFPMSRLWDSRLRHYLGSRYDARRGVSDWDLRMKLHDRGAQVIHTQEFRRWRDTGVAFELRDSSAYHVPNRTLASGRLLSYRGERVAARGYWGDIATGPFVAFGIEADDESLLRTSNGQPVKTAGEITQHNVTEMLHEVATWGHNPEEQQHAEGGLEPGTAAAPTSESFTIHFLPLDSAQTLHHKSCYNGRFQLLYVACGMVHLLSPELGACVAPGGNLIVELARYLVDVRQEQLQGFHTRVGELAQAAGFSPQAGARPSETFARFCKSPELAVGSTDPAVEPRTLPLEVLAQPLEARSPAPKDLTEPLQGGTPRSEPCQPPSASPGSLSRVLALPQGALLLPNSESDSKTGV, encoded by the exons ATGACCACACCTGCCGGCTCCGGCATGGGCTTCGGCTCGGTGTCGTGGTGGGGCCTGTCCCCGGCGCTGGACCTGCAGGCTGAAA GTCCTCCTGTGGACCCAGACTCCCAGGCCGATACAGTGCACAGCGTCCCTGAGCTAGATGTGCTGCTGCTGGGCTCTGTGGATGGGCGCCACCTGCTGCGAACCCTGTCCCGAGCGAAGCTCTGGCCTCGCAGGAGGTTCAAC TTCTTTGTGTTGGAGAATAATCTGGAAGCTGTGGCCCGACACATGCTGATCTTCAGCCTAGCCCTGGAGGAACCTGAGAAGATGGGCCTGCAAG AGCGGAGCGAGACCTTCCTGGAGGTGTGGGGGAACGCGCTGCTGCGCCCACCGGTGGCCGCCTTTGTGCGCGCCCAGGCAGACCTGCTGGCCCACCTGGTCCCCGAGCCCGACCGCCTGGAGGAGCAGctgccctggctcagcctccGCGCCCTCAAG TTCCGTGAGCGGGATGCCCTGGAGGCCGTGTTCCGCTTCTGGGCTGGCAGCGAGAAGGGGCCCGAGGCCTTCCCCATGAGCCGCCTCTGGGACTCACGGCTACGCCACTACCTGGGCTCCCGCTACGACGCCCGGCGCGGTGTCAGCGACTGGGACCTACGCATGAAGCTGCACGATCGCGGG GCCCAGGTCATTCACACCCAGGAGTTCCGACGCTGGCGGGACACAGGCGTCGCCTTTGAACTCAGGGACTCCAGCGCCTATCACGTGCCCAACCGGACTCTGGCGTCTGGTCGCCTCCTGAGCTAC CGCGGGGAGCGCGTGGCAGCGCGCGGGTACTGGGGGGACATCGCCACGGGGCCTTTTGTGGCCTTTGGCATCGAAGCGGATGACGAGAGCCTCCTGCGGACCAGCAACGGACAGCCGGTCAAG ACGGCGGGTGAGATCACTCAACACAACGTGACAGAAATGCTCCACGAGGTGGCCACCTGGGGTCACAACCCAGAAGAGCAGCAGCATGCCGAGGGAGGCCTGGAGCCAGGGACTGCAG CAGCCCCCACCTCGGAATCTTTCACCATCCACTTCCTGCCCCTCGATTCTGCTCAGACTCTCCACCACAAGAGCTGCTACAACGGCCGGTTCCAGCTTCTGTATGTGGCCTGTGG GATGGTCCATCTTCTCAGCCCTGAGCTTGGGGCCTGTGTGGCACCGGGAGGGAACCTGATTGTGGAATTAGCCCG GTACCTGGTGGACGTGCGGCAGGAGCAGCTGCAGGGCTTCCACACCCGGGTCGGAGAGCTGGCCCAGGCAGCTGGATTCTCTCCACAGGCCGGGGCCAGGCCCTCAGAGACCTTCGCACGTTTTTGCAAGTCCCCGGAATTGGCTGTGGGCAGCACTGACCCAGCTGTGGAACCCAGAACTCTGCCCCTTGAAGTCCTGGCCCAGCCTCTTGAAGCCCGCAGCCCTGCCCCCAAGGACCTGACCGAGCCTCTGCAGGGCGGGACCCCACGCTCTGAGCCCTGCCAGCCCCCCTCTGCATCTCCAGGTTCACTCTCCAGGGTTCTGGCTCTGCCCCAGGGGGCTTTGCTCCTGCCCAACAGTGAGTCAGACTCCAAAACCGGAGTCTGA
- the DNAAF3 gene encoding dynein axonemal assembly factor 3 isoform X5, translated as MTTPAGSGMGFGSVSWWGLSPALDLQAESPPVDPDSQADTVHSVPELDVLLLGSVDGRHLLRTLSRAKLWPRRRFNFFVLENNLEAVARHMLIFSLALEEPEKMGLQERSETFLEVWGNALLRPPVAAFVRAQADLLAHLVPEPDRLEEQLPWLSLRALKFRERDALEAVFRFWAGSEKGPEAFPMSRLWDSRLRHYLGSRYDARRGVSDWDLRMKLHDRGAQVIHTQEFRRWRDTGVAFELRDSSAYHVPNRTLASGRLLSYRGERVAARGYWGDIATGPFVAFGIEADDESLLRTSNGQPVKTAGEITQHNVTEMLHEVATWGHNPEEQQHAEGGLEPGTAAPTSESFTIHFLPLDSAQTLHHKSCYNGRFQLLYVACGMVHLLSPELGACVAPGGNLIVELARYLVDVRQEQLQGFHTRVGELAQAAGFSPQAGARPSETFARFCKSPELAVGSTDPAVEPRTLPLEVLAQPLEARSPAPKDLTEPLQGGTPRSEPCQPPSASPGSLSRVLALPQGALLLPNSESDSKTGV; from the exons ATGACCACACCTGCCGGCTCCGGCATGGGCTTCGGCTCGGTGTCGTGGTGGGGCCTGTCCCCGGCGCTGGACCTGCAGGCTGAAA GTCCTCCTGTGGACCCAGACTCCCAGGCCGATACAGTGCACAGCGTCCCTGAGCTAGATGTGCTGCTGCTGGGCTCTGTGGATGGGCGCCACCTGCTGCGAACCCTGTCCCGAGCGAAGCTCTGGCCTCGCAGGAGGTTCAAC TTCTTTGTGTTGGAGAATAATCTGGAAGCTGTGGCCCGACACATGCTGATCTTCAGCCTAGCCCTGGAGGAACCTGAGAAGATGGGCCTGCAAG AGCGGAGCGAGACCTTCCTGGAGGTGTGGGGGAACGCGCTGCTGCGCCCACCGGTGGCCGCCTTTGTGCGCGCCCAGGCAGACCTGCTGGCCCACCTGGTCCCCGAGCCCGACCGCCTGGAGGAGCAGctgccctggctcagcctccGCGCCCTCAAG TTCCGTGAGCGGGATGCCCTGGAGGCCGTGTTCCGCTTCTGGGCTGGCAGCGAGAAGGGGCCCGAGGCCTTCCCCATGAGCCGCCTCTGGGACTCACGGCTACGCCACTACCTGGGCTCCCGCTACGACGCCCGGCGCGGTGTCAGCGACTGGGACCTACGCATGAAGCTGCACGATCGCGGG GCCCAGGTCATTCACACCCAGGAGTTCCGACGCTGGCGGGACACAGGCGTCGCCTTTGAACTCAGGGACTCCAGCGCCTATCACGTGCCCAACCGGACTCTGGCGTCTGGTCGCCTCCTGAGCTAC CGCGGGGAGCGCGTGGCAGCGCGCGGGTACTGGGGGGACATCGCCACGGGGCCTTTTGTGGCCTTTGGCATCGAAGCGGATGACGAGAGCCTCCTGCGGACCAGCAACGGACAGCCGGTCAAG ACGGCGGGTGAGATCACTCAACACAACGTGACAGAAATGCTCCACGAGGTGGCCACCTGGGGTCACAACCCAGAAGAGCAGCAGCATGCCGAGGGAGGCCTGGAGCCAGGGACTGCAG CCCCCACCTCGGAATCTTTCACCATCCACTTCCTGCCCCTCGATTCTGCTCAGACTCTCCACCACAAGAGCTGCTACAACGGCCGGTTCCAGCTTCTGTATGTGGCCTGTGG GATGGTCCATCTTCTCAGCCCTGAGCTTGGGGCCTGTGTGGCACCGGGAGGGAACCTGATTGTGGAATTAGCCCG GTACCTGGTGGACGTGCGGCAGGAGCAGCTGCAGGGCTTCCACACCCGGGTCGGAGAGCTGGCCCAGGCAGCTGGATTCTCTCCACAGGCCGGGGCCAGGCCCTCAGAGACCTTCGCACGTTTTTGCAAGTCCCCGGAATTGGCTGTGGGCAGCACTGACCCAGCTGTGGAACCCAGAACTCTGCCCCTTGAAGTCCTGGCCCAGCCTCTTGAAGCCCGCAGCCCTGCCCCCAAGGACCTGACCGAGCCTCTGCAGGGCGGGACCCCACGCTCTGAGCCCTGCCAGCCCCCCTCTGCATCTCCAGGTTCACTCTCCAGGGTTCTGGCTCTGCCCCAGGGGGCTTTGCTCCTGCCCAACAGTGAGTCAGACTCCAAAACCGGAGTCTGA
- the TNNI3 gene encoding troponin I, cardiac muscle isoform X2, with protein MADESSDAAGEPRPAPAPVRRRSSNYRAYATEPHAKKKSKISASRKLQLKTLMLQIAKQELEREAEERRGEKGRALSTRCQPLELAGLSFAELQDLCRQLHARVDKVDEERYDIEAKVTKNITEIADLTQKIFDLRGKFKRPTLRRVRISADAMMQALLGTRAKESLDLRAHLKQVKKEDTEKEIREVGDWRKNIDALSGMEGRKKKFEG; from the exons ATGGCGGATGA GAGCAGCGATGCG gctggGGAACCTCGCCCCGCACCAGCCCCGGTCAGACGCCGCTCCTCCAACTACCGCGCGTACGCCACAGAGCCGCACGCCAAG AAAAAGTCTAAGATCTCCGCCTCGAGAAAACTGCAGCTGAAG ACCCTGATGCTGCAGATTGCAAAGCAGGAGCTGGAGCGAGAGGCGGAGGAGCGGCGTGGAGAGAAGGGGCGCGCCCTGAGCACCCGCTGCCAGCCGCTGGAGTTGGCTGGTCTAAGCTTCGCGGAGCTGCAG GACTTGTGCCGACAGCTCCACGCCCGTGTGGACAAGGTGGATGAAGAGAGATATGACATAGAGGCAAAAGTTACCAAGAATATCACAGAG ATCGCAGATCTGACCCAGAAGATCTTCGACCTTCGAGGGAAGTTTAAGCGTCCCACCCTGCGGAGAGTGAGAATCTCTGCGGATGCCATGATGCAGGCGCTGCTAGGGACCCGGGCTAAGGAGTCCCTGGACCTGCGTGCCCACCTCAAGCAGGTGAAGAAGGAGGACACCGAGAAG GAAATCCGGGAGGTGGGAGACTGGCGCAAGAACATCGATGCACTGAGTGGAATGGAAGGCCGCAAGAAAAAGTTTGAGGGCTGA
- the TNNI3 gene encoding troponin I, cardiac muscle isoform X1 translates to MPQGNESWGDLPGSQEGSELRGWTPGLRREAGEPRPAPAPVRRRSSNYRAYATEPHAKKKSKISASRKLQLKTLMLQIAKQELEREAEERRGEKGRALSTRCQPLELAGLSFAELQDLCRQLHARVDKVDEERYDIEAKVTKNITEIADLTQKIFDLRGKFKRPTLRRVRISADAMMQALLGTRAKESLDLRAHLKQVKKEDTEKEIREVGDWRKNIDALSGMEGRKKKFEG, encoded by the exons ATGCCCCAAGGCAATGAGAGTTGGGGCGACCTCCCGGGGTCCCAAGAGGGGTCCGAGCTGAGAGGCTGGACTCCTGGCTTGCGACGGGAG gctggGGAACCTCGCCCCGCACCAGCCCCGGTCAGACGCCGCTCCTCCAACTACCGCGCGTACGCCACAGAGCCGCACGCCAAG AAAAAGTCTAAGATCTCCGCCTCGAGAAAACTGCAGCTGAAG ACCCTGATGCTGCAGATTGCAAAGCAGGAGCTGGAGCGAGAGGCGGAGGAGCGGCGTGGAGAGAAGGGGCGCGCCCTGAGCACCCGCTGCCAGCCGCTGGAGTTGGCTGGTCTAAGCTTCGCGGAGCTGCAG GACTTGTGCCGACAGCTCCACGCCCGTGTGGACAAGGTGGATGAAGAGAGATATGACATAGAGGCAAAAGTTACCAAGAATATCACAGAG ATCGCAGATCTGACCCAGAAGATCTTCGACCTTCGAGGGAAGTTTAAGCGTCCCACCCTGCGGAGAGTGAGAATCTCTGCGGATGCCATGATGCAGGCGCTGCTAGGGACCCGGGCTAAGGAGTCCCTGGACCTGCGTGCCCACCTCAAGCAGGTGAAGAAGGAGGACACCGAGAAG GAAATCCGGGAGGTGGGAGACTGGCGCAAGAACATCGATGCACTGAGTGGAATGGAAGGCCGCAAGAAAAAGTTTGAGGGCTGA
- the TNNI3 gene encoding troponin I, cardiac muscle isoform X3 — protein MPQGNESWGDLPGSQEGSELRGWTPGLRREAGEPRPAPAPVRRRSSNYRAYATEPHAKKKSKISASRKLQLKTLMLQIAKQELEREAEERRGEKGRALSTRCQPLELAGLSFAELQIADLTQKIFDLRGKFKRPTLRRVRISADAMMQALLGTRAKESLDLRAHLKQVKKEDTEKEIREVGDWRKNIDALSGMEGRKKKFEG, from the exons ATGCCCCAAGGCAATGAGAGTTGGGGCGACCTCCCGGGGTCCCAAGAGGGGTCCGAGCTGAGAGGCTGGACTCCTGGCTTGCGACGGGAG gctggGGAACCTCGCCCCGCACCAGCCCCGGTCAGACGCCGCTCCTCCAACTACCGCGCGTACGCCACAGAGCCGCACGCCAAG AAAAAGTCTAAGATCTCCGCCTCGAGAAAACTGCAGCTGAAG ACCCTGATGCTGCAGATTGCAAAGCAGGAGCTGGAGCGAGAGGCGGAGGAGCGGCGTGGAGAGAAGGGGCGCGCCCTGAGCACCCGCTGCCAGCCGCTGGAGTTGGCTGGTCTAAGCTTCGCGGAGCTGCAG ATCGCAGATCTGACCCAGAAGATCTTCGACCTTCGAGGGAAGTTTAAGCGTCCCACCCTGCGGAGAGTGAGAATCTCTGCGGATGCCATGATGCAGGCGCTGCTAGGGACCCGGGCTAAGGAGTCCCTGGACCTGCGTGCCCACCTCAAGCAGGTGAAGAAGGAGGACACCGAGAAG GAAATCCGGGAGGTGGGAGACTGGCGCAAGAACATCGATGCACTGAGTGGAATGGAAGGCCGCAAGAAAAAGTTTGAGGGCTGA